The Thermocrinis ruber genome has a window encoding:
- a CDS encoding UDP-glucose dehydrogenase family protein: MRLTVVGAGYVGLTTAVCFAHLGNEVMVVEKLPEKVQTLKEGKVPFYEPGLEEMLKENLSLGRLFFTTDLKEGLDFSDVIFICVGTPQRPDGSADLSQVEEVARETAKLMESYKLLVEKSTVPVNTHKLIKRTVERYLKRRGKILEFDVVSNPEFLREGSAVRDFLEPDRIVIGVESERARRIMEELYKDFKCPIIFTDPATSELIKHASNSFLAMKISYINMVADLCEKVGADVRLVAEGMGYDKRIGREFLRAGIGWGGSCFPKDIKAFIKMAKDHGVDFSLLEEVDKINQRRAVQFVEKVKSVLWSLKDKTLAVWGLSFKPNTDDIREAPSLRLVPMLLKEGARLKLYDPKAMENFKKLYPPGKDLDYAPDMYSAVEGASALLIFTEWEEFQRADLSRVKELMELPIIIDGRNIYEPKVVRGLGFEYYGVGVP; the protein is encoded by the coding sequence ATGAGGCTGACGGTAGTAGGAGCAGGGTATGTGGGGCTTACCACCGCAGTGTGCTTTGCCCACCTTGGCAACGAGGTTATGGTGGTGGAAAAACTGCCTGAGAAGGTTCAGACTTTGAAAGAGGGAAAGGTGCCCTTTTATGAACCGGGCTTGGAGGAAATGCTGAAGGAAAACCTAAGCCTGGGAAGGCTCTTTTTTACCACGGACCTAAAGGAGGGTCTTGACTTTTCGGATGTGATATTCATATGCGTGGGTACTCCTCAAAGGCCCGATGGTTCTGCGGACCTTTCTCAGGTGGAGGAGGTGGCAAGGGAAACCGCCAAGCTTATGGAAAGCTACAAGCTTTTGGTGGAAAAATCTACCGTTCCCGTCAACACCCATAAGCTCATAAAAAGGACCGTGGAGCGGTATTTGAAAAGGAGAGGAAAGATTTTAGAGTTTGATGTGGTATCAAACCCGGAGTTTTTGAGGGAAGGCAGTGCGGTGAGAGACTTTCTGGAACCCGACAGAATAGTAATAGGTGTGGAAAGTGAGAGGGCACGCCGGATAATGGAGGAGCTCTACAAAGACTTTAAATGCCCTATTATCTTTACAGACCCTGCCACCTCCGAGCTTATAAAGCATGCGTCCAACTCCTTCTTGGCTATGAAGATCTCCTACATAAACATGGTGGCAGACCTGTGCGAGAAGGTTGGGGCGGATGTTAGGCTTGTGGCGGAAGGAATGGGGTATGACAAGAGGATCGGCAGGGAGTTCCTCAGGGCGGGCATAGGCTGGGGCGGTAGTTGTTTCCCAAAGGACATAAAGGCTTTTATAAAGATGGCTAAAGATCATGGCGTGGATTTTTCCCTCTTGGAGGAAGTAGATAAGATCAACCAGAGGAGGGCTGTCCAGTTTGTGGAAAAGGTCAAATCTGTGCTTTGGAGCTTGAAGGATAAAACCTTGGCAGTTTGGGGACTATCCTTTAAACCAAACACTGACGATATAAGGGAGGCTCCCTCCCTAAGACTGGTGCCCATGCTTTTGAAGGAAGGTGCCCGCCTGAAGCTCTACGACCCGAAGGCTATGGAGAACTTTAAAAAACTGTATCCTCCCGGCAAGGACTTAGATTATGCACCAGATATGTACTCCGCGGTGGAAGGTGCCAGCGCACTGCTCATCTTTACCGAATGGGAGGAGTTTCAAAGGGCAGACCTAAGCAGGGTAAAGGAGCTCATGGAACTTCCCATAATAATAGACGGCAGGAACATATACGAACCCAAGGTGGTTAGAGGGCTTGGGTTTGAGTACTACGGAGTGGGAGTGCCCTAA
- the nuoL gene encoding NADH-quinone oxidoreductase subunit L, with protein sequence MEILIILFPLIAFLLIGLFGRRLGDLPSAIITVLGSTLSFIFSIPALLKALNSPFSVKLYDFISLGSYTLTLGLYFDPLSAITTSLVCLISTLIFIYSIGYMENLFGQWTYKFYAYLSLFLFSMLLIVLSDNLLGMFFGWEGVGLASYLLIGYFHQQKYATNSAFEAFVMNRIGDWLFLFGIFSIFYLFGSLNLLEIFSKVKEIDPNLLGLAVLLLFGGAVGKSGQVPLHTWLPNAMAGPTPVSALLHSSTMVAAGVYMGARLYPVFESAPQSLKVVALIGGITALFASLAATSHTDIKKIIAFSTMSQLGLMFLALGIGDMSSAMFHLTTHAFFKALLFLSAGSIIHAFHHHARDIYEVGGLRKHMPITYATFFVGALALAGIFPFAGFWSKDLIIASSYEASFGLGVFVSFVSFLTAYYIFREGFVMFYGPERHKEHFEEEPHEAPSVMLVPMVVLAIGSAVVGFFEGWYMSALKDHKEMHLNIAISSVVIALLGIGLAYLVFVKRVLDPEKLYQSLKPVHTTFKEQFFTERLYHKILAGGYMLYSKVLYTTFERQFIDGIVNGSYVVSSALGSLFKGLQQGRVNLYILFLLVGFSLLVLITFLGGR encoded by the coding sequence ATGGAGATTCTTATAATTCTATTCCCCCTTATTGCCTTTTTGCTGATAGGACTTTTTGGCAGAAGGCTGGGAGATTTACCTTCAGCTATAATAACAGTCTTGGGAAGTACCCTCTCATTCATCTTCTCAATCCCTGCCCTCTTGAAAGCTTTGAATTCTCCCTTTTCTGTCAAACTCTACGACTTTATAAGCCTTGGCTCTTACACCCTCACCCTCGGTCTCTACTTTGACCCGCTCTCTGCCATTACTACTTCCCTCGTATGTCTTATATCAACCCTGATATTCATCTACTCCATAGGATACATGGAAAATCTTTTTGGACAATGGACCTACAAATTCTACGCATACCTTTCTTTATTCCTCTTCTCTATGCTACTCATAGTGCTGTCGGATAACCTGCTTGGTATGTTCTTCGGTTGGGAAGGTGTGGGCTTGGCATCTTACCTTTTGATCGGCTACTTCCACCAGCAAAAATACGCCACAAACTCTGCCTTTGAAGCCTTCGTTATGAACCGCATAGGAGACTGGCTATTCCTTTTTGGCATATTCTCCATCTTTTACCTCTTTGGAAGTTTAAACCTTTTGGAGATATTCTCCAAGGTCAAAGAAATAGACCCTAACTTGCTTGGGCTTGCGGTTTTACTACTCTTTGGGGGTGCGGTAGGAAAGTCAGGACAGGTTCCACTTCACACATGGCTACCAAACGCCATGGCAGGTCCCACACCCGTGTCAGCCCTTTTGCACTCTTCCACGATGGTAGCAGCTGGCGTGTACATGGGAGCAAGGCTATATCCTGTGTTTGAGTCTGCACCGCAGAGTTTGAAGGTGGTAGCCCTCATTGGAGGAATTACTGCGCTGTTTGCTTCGCTGGCGGCCACCTCCCACACAGACATAAAGAAGATCATAGCCTTCTCCACCATGAGTCAACTGGGTCTGATGTTTTTAGCCTTGGGCATAGGGGACATGAGTTCTGCCATGTTTCATTTAACTACTCACGCCTTTTTCAAGGCACTGCTGTTTTTGTCGGCGGGTTCTATAATCCACGCCTTTCACCACCATGCCCGTGACATATATGAAGTGGGAGGGCTAAGAAAGCACATGCCCATAACTTATGCTACCTTCTTTGTGGGGGCGTTGGCATTAGCGGGCATATTTCCCTTTGCGGGATTTTGGAGCAAGGACCTGATAATAGCCAGTAGCTACGAGGCGTCTTTTGGTTTGGGAGTGTTTGTAAGCTTTGTAAGCTTTTTGACCGCTTACTACATATTCAGGGAAGGGTTTGTGATGTTTTACGGACCAGAGAGGCACAAGGAACACTTTGAGGAGGAACCACATGAGGCACCTTCTGTTATGCTTGTGCCCATGGTGGTGTTAGCCATAGGTTCAGCGGTAGTGGGCTTTTTTGAAGGTTGGTATATGAGTGCGTTAAAGGATCACAAGGAGATGCATTTAAACATAGCCATAAGTTCGGTGGTAATAGCCCTTTTGGGAATAGGTTTGGCTTATTTAGTGTTTGTCAAGAGGGTTTTAGACCCAGAAAAGCTATATCAGTCTTTAAAGCCTGTTCATACCACCTTCAAAGAACAGTTCTTCACGGAAAGGTTGTACCATAAAATACTGGCGGGAGGGTATATGCTATACTCCAAGGTGCTCTATACTACCTTTGAAAGACAGTTTATAGATGGAATTGTTAATGGCTCTTATGTGGTGTCCTCTGCCCTCGGTAGTCTTTTCAAAGGGCTTCAACAAGGAAGGGTGAATTTGTACATTCTCTTTCTTTTGGTGGGCTTTAGCCTTCTCGTTTTGATAACTTTTTTGGGAGGTAGATGA
- a CDS encoding NADH-quinone oxidoreductase subunit N — translation MNWNALLPELVLSIGILLLFFLDLLLDKKHFKLLHVLGGFVPIFAFILLFFVEVPAKTFFDTFAVGPFELFGKGLLYILSSLSLFALYDYFLKKNSPYGEIPYLVLLSTLGLSFFMSSNNLLTLFVSVELSSISIYILTALLRGDYNSKESAFKYLLMGSVGTALFGMGSVFYYGATGSFFLVPYADQNTLFSLFILFFLSALALKVSAVPFHFWTPDAYDGAPTPLVGYIATAPKLAIYMLLVKLTLLFSQFKLWLVLVAVLSLLSMFYANFTAYAQRSVKRLLAYSSIAHTGYFLLGVSLSDQILQKALLFYLGVYVFAVLGSFVVLSAFEKQEGFSHHILEYRGLGRENPVLGVALSIFLLAFIGIPPMALFVGKLGMFMGLVKVGLELLAFAFVVASVISAGYYLKLMSVMFLEEGEVRFRGSSLSAGESFTLLVCLIFILLLGLFPQLLYTYIKL, via the coding sequence ATGAACTGGAATGCCCTTCTGCCGGAGCTTGTTCTTTCCATTGGCATTCTCCTGCTGTTTTTCTTAGACCTGCTCTTGGATAAAAAACACTTTAAGCTTCTCCATGTGTTGGGTGGCTTTGTGCCCATCTTTGCTTTTATCTTACTCTTTTTTGTAGAGGTGCCCGCAAAGACCTTTTTTGATACTTTTGCAGTTGGTCCCTTTGAGCTCTTTGGAAAGGGACTTTTGTATATTCTCAGCTCATTGTCTTTATTTGCCCTTTATGACTACTTTTTGAAGAAGAACTCTCCCTACGGCGAGATTCCCTATCTGGTGCTCCTTTCTACCCTTGGACTTTCCTTCTTCATGTCATCAAACAACCTTCTTACCCTCTTTGTTTCTGTGGAACTTTCCTCCATTAGCATATACATACTAACTGCCCTTTTGAGGGGAGATTACAACTCAAAGGAGTCTGCCTTCAAATACCTTTTGATGGGTTCGGTGGGGACTGCCCTCTTTGGAATGGGCTCGGTCTTTTACTACGGTGCGACGGGAAGCTTCTTTTTGGTGCCCTACGCAGACCAAAATACTCTGTTTTCTCTGTTTATTCTCTTCTTCTTGTCCGCCTTAGCCCTTAAGGTCTCCGCAGTTCCCTTTCACTTTTGGACGCCCGACGCCTACGATGGTGCACCCACTCCTTTGGTGGGATACATTGCCACTGCGCCCAAGCTGGCCATCTATATGCTCCTGGTCAAGCTCACCCTTCTATTCTCCCAATTTAAACTCTGGCTTGTTTTGGTAGCGGTACTTTCTTTGCTGTCTATGTTCTACGCCAACTTTACCGCCTACGCCCAAAGGTCTGTCAAAAGGCTACTTGCTTACTCCTCCATTGCCCACACAGGATACTTCCTCTTGGGTGTGAGCCTTTCAGACCAAATTTTACAAAAGGCTCTGCTCTTTTACCTTGGTGTGTATGTTTTTGCGGTACTTGGTTCCTTTGTGGTACTCTCTGCCTTTGAAAAGCAGGAGGGCTTTAGCCATCATATTTTAGAATACAGGGGCTTGGGCAGAGAAAACCCTGTCCTTGGCGTAGCACTCTCCATCTTCTTGCTTGCCTTCATCGGCATCCCGCCCATGGCTCTGTTTGTAGGAAAGCTCGGCATGTTTATGGGGCTCGTAAAAGTTGGGCTGGAACTTTTAGCCTTTGCCTTTGTAGTGGCAAGCGTAATCTCCGCTGGGTATTACCTAAAGCTCATGAGCGTTATGTTCTTGGAGGAAGGAGAGGTGAGGTTCAGGGGTAGTTCCCTTTCTGCGGGCGAGTCCTTTACACTGCTTGTCTGCTTGATATTTATTCTTTTGCTTGGGCTTTTCCCTCAACTGCTTTATACTTACATAAAGCTCTAA
- a CDS encoding flagellar basal body P-ring protein FlgI gives MVGSHIGKGLALLVLLFSLAYGTKIRDIAVIEGHRSNYLVGYGLVVGLKGTGDGKATLFTVRSIANMLNRMGIAVDPRRITVKNVAAVMVTAKLPPYAKPGMSIDVEVASIGDAKSLEGGTLLLTPLRGADGEIYALAQGQVIVGGYEARGQGARQIQNTPTVGRIPNGAIVERSLPEYPQREEVFLYLDNPSFSLAKHIQDRINTEFGQNVAQALDSSTIKLRVPQGMSVVDFLARVEDIEVDVPSVAKVVIDGRTGTVLLGGDVVINPVSVAVGTLTVTIKETPQVFQPPPLSPGQTVVVPRTEVKVEEKERRLVELRGATVSQLVESLNKLGATPREIISILQAIKSAGALRAKLEVL, from the coding sequence ATGGTTGGCTCGCATATTGGCAAAGGTCTTGCCCTTTTAGTCCTGCTCTTTAGCCTTGCCTATGGTACGAAGATCAGAGACATAGCGGTTATAGAGGGGCATAGGAGCAATTATCTGGTAGGTTATGGTCTGGTGGTAGGTTTGAAAGGTACAGGAGACGGCAAGGCTACACTTTTCACCGTAAGGAGCATAGCAAACATGCTCAACCGTATGGGCATTGCAGTGGATCCACGTAGGATCACTGTAAAGAATGTGGCGGCGGTAATGGTAACTGCCAAGCTACCCCCATACGCAAAGCCGGGTATGAGCATAGATGTGGAGGTTGCGTCCATAGGAGACGCCAAGAGCTTGGAGGGTGGAACCCTCTTGCTAACACCCCTCAGAGGGGCAGATGGAGAGATATATGCCTTAGCCCAGGGGCAGGTAATCGTGGGCGGATACGAAGCGAGGGGTCAGGGAGCCAGACAAATTCAGAACACACCCACAGTGGGAAGGATTCCCAACGGTGCAATAGTGGAAAGATCCCTACCCGAGTATCCGCAGAGGGAAGAGGTATTCCTTTACTTAGATAATCCCAGTTTTTCTTTAGCAAAGCATATCCAAGATAGAATAAACACCGAGTTTGGACAGAATGTGGCGCAGGCTTTGGATAGTTCCACCATAAAGCTCAGGGTTCCACAGGGTATGAGCGTCGTGGATTTCTTAGCCCGTGTGGAGGACATAGAGGTGGATGTGCCCTCCGTTGCCAAAGTGGTCATAGACGGAAGGACAGGGACCGTCCTGCTAGGTGGAGATGTGGTTATAAACCCTGTCTCTGTGGCAGTGGGCACGTTGACGGTTACTATAAAGGAGACTCCCCAAGTTTTTCAACCTCCACCCCTTTCACCTGGGCAGACGGTGGTGGTGCCAAGGACGGAAGTCAAAGTGGAGGAAAAGGAAAGGCGCCTCGTTGAGCTTAGGGGTGCCACCGTATCCCAATTGGTGGAAAGTCTAAACAAGCTTGGTGCCACTCCAAGGGAGATCATATCTATACTTCAGGCTATAAAGTCTGCGGGTGCCCTGCGGGCAAAGTTAGAGGTCCTTTAG
- the cysM gene encoding cysteine synthase B translates to MWVLGQHDEPYRKARNSILNLIGNTPLVRLKNVIPKDISPKVEIYAKLEGFNPGGSVKDRPALSMFLDAMEKGLIKEGKVVIDATSGNTGIALAMVGAALGVPVELAMPANVSEERKKIIKAYGAKVYLTDPLEGTDGAILFVRELVEKNPEKYVYLDQYNNPANWRAHFYSTGIELWHQTNGRITHLVAGIGTGGTIMGTGRRLKVFNPDIQIVGVQPAYPFHGIEGLKHIESSIKPGIFDESFLDRTIFVETEPAYEMTKKLAMQEALFVGQSSGAALVAALELAKELEEGVIVVIFPDGGSKYLSTAPFNNL, encoded by the coding sequence ATGTGGGTTTTAGGACAGCACGACGAACCCTACAGGAAGGCAAGAAACTCCATCCTAAACTTAATAGGCAATACACCATTGGTTAGGCTCAAAAACGTTATTCCCAAGGATATTTCTCCCAAGGTAGAAATCTACGCCAAGCTGGAGGGCTTTAACCCAGGGGGCTCTGTAAAGGATAGGCCTGCCCTTTCTATGTTTTTGGACGCTATGGAAAAGGGGCTCATAAAGGAAGGTAAGGTGGTCATAGATGCCACTTCGGGGAATACAGGGATAGCCTTGGCTATGGTGGGTGCTGCCTTGGGGGTGCCTGTTGAGCTGGCAATGCCTGCCAACGTTAGCGAAGAGAGAAAGAAGATCATAAAGGCATACGGTGCCAAGGTGTATCTAACGGACCCTTTGGAGGGAACGGATGGTGCCATACTGTTTGTTAGGGAACTGGTGGAAAAGAACCCAGAAAAGTACGTGTATTTAGACCAATACAACAATCCTGCCAACTGGAGGGCACACTTTTATTCTACGGGTATAGAACTGTGGCATCAAACTAACGGTCGGATCACCCACTTGGTAGCTGGCATAGGCACCGGTGGAACCATAATGGGCACCGGAAGGAGGCTAAAGGTCTTCAACCCAGATATTCAGATTGTGGGGGTACAACCTGCCTATCCCTTTCATGGCATAGAGGGGCTAAAGCACATAGAGAGCTCCATAAAGCCCGGCATCTTTGACGAGAGCTTTTTGGACAGGACCATCTTTGTGGAAACAGAGCCCGCCTACGAGATGACCAAAAAGTTGGCCATGCAAGAAGCCCTCTTTGTGGGACAATCCTCCGGTGCCGCTCTGGTGGCGGCGTTGGAGCTTGCCAAAGAGCTGGAGGAGGGTGTTATTGTGGTGATCTTTCCCGATGGGGGTAGCAAATATCTGAGCACTGCACCTTTTAACAATCTTTAG
- a CDS encoding complex I subunit 4 family protein, translating to MGVLLTVAIFLPLVSALLVAIVRNSTFSRVISIATSVVVFLIAVYLGLNFDWNNPSFQHTIKLPWIQPLGISFSLGLDGMGMALFLLTALMFMVAFVWSVKIEDRPNLYHALFLLLETACLGVFSALDFFLFYLFWEFMLIPMYFIIGLWGHERKVYAANKFFVYTFFGSIFLLLGIASVVIYGYIVSGSVSFDYFFLKNIQYPLWIQLVAFLFFGLGFAVKVPMWPFHTWLPDAHVEAPTAGSVILAAVLLKMGTYGFVRYSLPMFPEASKYYVPLIFFLSVVAIIYAAMMAIAQTHIKRLIAYSSISHMGLVTLATFASDWNALNGAIYMMVAHGLSSAALFMSAGFIYDRIHSYHMDDLGGLARYIPNLAIVFMLSGLVGIGFPGLAGFVAEFLILLGTYKNYPVWAFVAGVGMVLGAAYFLYMYKRVMLEEETISDYRREKWSHLKDLELHHWIAFVLVLASSVLLGVYPLPFVKLMEHTTRMVFGG from the coding sequence ATGGGTGTGCTTTTGACGGTGGCAATCTTTCTGCCTTTGGTTTCTGCCCTTTTGGTGGCAATTGTCCGAAACAGCACCTTTTCAAGGGTCATCTCCATAGCCACCTCTGTGGTTGTGTTTTTGATCGCTGTCTATCTTGGGCTTAACTTTGACTGGAACAATCCCTCCTTTCAGCATACCATCAAATTGCCTTGGATACAGCCCCTTGGCATATCCTTCAGTCTGGGGCTTGATGGTATGGGTATGGCGCTATTCTTGCTTACCGCCCTTATGTTCATGGTTGCCTTTGTTTGGTCTGTGAAGATTGAGGACAGGCCCAATTTATATCACGCCCTATTTTTGCTGCTGGAGACTGCTTGTCTTGGTGTTTTCTCCGCCCTAGACTTTTTCCTCTTTTACCTCTTTTGGGAATTTATGCTGATCCCGATGTACTTCATCATAGGTCTGTGGGGGCACGAAAGAAAGGTTTATGCGGCGAACAAGTTCTTTGTTTATACATTCTTTGGTAGCATATTCTTGCTTTTGGGTATAGCGTCGGTGGTAATTTATGGCTACATAGTCTCGGGAAGTGTTAGCTTTGATTATTTCTTCCTGAAGAACATTCAGTATCCATTGTGGATACAGCTTGTGGCTTTTCTATTCTTTGGGCTTGGTTTTGCGGTAAAGGTGCCCATGTGGCCCTTCCACACATGGCTTCCCGATGCCCACGTGGAAGCTCCTACCGCAGGGTCTGTGATCTTGGCAGCGGTGCTTTTAAAGATGGGAACTTACGGCTTTGTTAGGTATTCCCTTCCCATGTTCCCAGAGGCGAGTAAATATTATGTGCCCTTGATATTCTTCCTCAGTGTGGTTGCCATAATATACGCTGCAATGATGGCGATAGCCCAGACCCACATAAAGAGGCTTATTGCCTATTCCTCCATAAGCCACATGGGTTTGGTTACCTTAGCCACCTTTGCCTCCGACTGGAACGCCCTGAATGGTGCCATATACATGATGGTAGCCCACGGGCTTTCTTCTGCTGCCCTGTTTATGTCTGCGGGCTTTATTTACGACCGCATTCACTCCTACCATATGGATGACCTGGGAGGGCTAGCAAGATACATTCCCAACTTGGCTATCGTGTTCATGCTTAGCGGTCTTGTGGGTATAGGATTTCCGGGTCTTGCAGGCTTTGTGGCGGAGTTTCTCATCCTTCTTGGTACCTATAAAAACTACCCTGTTTGGGCTTTTGTGGCGGGTGTGGGAATGGTTCTCGGTGCTGCATACTTCCTTTACATGTACAAGAGAGTTATGCTGGAGGAGGAAACCATATCCGATTACAGGAGGGAAAAGTGGAGCCATCTTAAGGACCTAGAGCTCCATCACTGGATAGCCTTCGTGTTAGTCCTTGCGTCCTCTGTGCTACTTGGAGTTTATCCCTTGCCCTTTGTTAAGTTGATGGAGCATACCACAAGGATGGTCTTTGGAGGTTGA
- the nuoK gene encoding NADH-quinone oxidoreductase subunit NuoK, with protein sequence MKIVPLEAYLILSLLLFGLGVFGMIVRRNLVAILMSTELALNAVNIAFVGADSHLGLVDGQIFALFIIALAAVEAAVGLGIIVAIFRLRKVESSDELTDMGG encoded by the coding sequence ATGAAGATAGTACCTCTTGAGGCATACTTGATCCTGTCCCTGCTTTTGTTTGGGCTTGGTGTTTTTGGAATGATCGTCAGAAGAAATTTGGTGGCCATACTCATGAGCACAGAGCTTGCCCTGAACGCGGTTAACATTGCCTTCGTTGGTGCGGATAGCCACTTGGGATTGGTGGACGGTCAGATTTTTGCCCTCTTTATCATAGCCCTTGCGGCGGTGGAAGCGGCAGTAGGTCTTGGTATAATAGTAGCCATATTTAGGCTAAGAAAGGTAGAATCCAGCGACGAGCTAACAGACATGGGAGGATAA
- a CDS encoding bifunctional 3'-5' exonuclease/DNA polymerase, whose protein sequence is MKVSFEYITSPKSLAKWEGSFKDIPFLYIDTETVGDSTIRLVQLGTEKDILLLDLFELGDVGINFLKDLLSQKGIVGHNLKFDLKYLLGYGIEPYAVFDTMIASQLLGDSDRHSLQKLAMQYLGEVLDKSLQLSNWGSSKLSKEQLEYAALDVEVVRRLFPLLLERLNSLTPVVEENLLKTRTAKVFGLKNPIAIVEMAFVQEVAKLERNGLPVDVEELERLVKELSKELQKRVMDFLVKYRTDPMSPKQVGELLVKRFGLDLPRTEKGNISTDDKYLAEHIENPAVRELLKIREIKKNLDKLEEIKGGLRGKRVYPEFKQIGAITGRMSSMNPNVQNIPRSLRRIFKAEEGNVFVIADFSQIELRIAAEYVNDESMIKVFREGRDMHKYTASVLLGKKEEEITKEERQLAKAVNFGLIYGISAKGLAEYAYSSYGIALSIEEAEKIRARFFEHFRGFKDWHERVKKELREKGKSEGYTLLGRRYTAHTFPDAVNYPIQGTGADLLKLSVLIFDAEVRRENIKAHVINLVHDEIVVECPMEEGERTAELLERAMKRAGSIILKKVPVEVECVIKERWEKE, encoded by the coding sequence ATGAAGGTGAGCTTTGAATACATCACATCTCCAAAATCCCTTGCCAAGTGGGAAGGGAGCTTTAAGGATATACCCTTTTTGTATATTGACACGGAAACGGTGGGAGACAGCACCATAAGGCTTGTTCAGTTGGGAACTGAAAAAGACATACTCCTTTTGGACCTTTTCGAGCTCGGTGATGTAGGAATTAACTTTTTAAAGGATCTGCTTTCCCAGAAGGGCATAGTGGGGCATAATCTGAAGTTTGACCTAAAGTATCTGCTTGGCTACGGAATAGAACCCTATGCAGTCTTTGATACCATGATCGCCAGTCAATTGTTGGGAGACTCCGACAGGCACTCCCTTCAGAAATTAGCCATGCAGTATTTGGGAGAGGTCTTAGACAAGAGCCTTCAGCTTTCCAACTGGGGCTCCTCAAAGCTCTCAAAGGAACAGTTAGAATATGCCGCCCTGGATGTGGAGGTGGTCAGAAGGCTCTTTCCACTGCTCCTTGAGAGGTTAAACAGTCTTACACCGGTGGTGGAGGAAAATCTCCTTAAAACCAGGACCGCAAAGGTCTTTGGGCTCAAAAATCCCATAGCCATAGTGGAAATGGCTTTTGTTCAGGAGGTGGCAAAGCTTGAAAGAAACGGGCTCCCGGTGGATGTGGAAGAGCTGGAAAGGCTTGTAAAGGAGCTCTCTAAGGAGCTTCAAAAAAGGGTGATGGACTTTTTAGTCAAATACAGAACGGACCCTATGTCTCCCAAGCAGGTGGGAGAGCTTTTGGTCAAAAGGTTTGGCTTGGACCTTCCAAGAACAGAAAAGGGCAACATATCCACCGATGACAAATACTTGGCGGAGCACATAGAAAACCCTGCGGTAAGGGAGCTTTTGAAGATAAGAGAGATAAAAAAGAACTTAGATAAGCTTGAGGAGATTAAGGGCGGTTTGAGAGGGAAAAGGGTATATCCAGAGTTCAAGCAGATAGGTGCAATAACCGGACGAATGTCTTCTATGAACCCCAATGTGCAGAACATTCCACGGAGCTTAAGAAGAATCTTTAAGGCGGAGGAAGGAAACGTTTTTGTGATAGCGGACTTTTCTCAAATAGAGCTGAGGATTGCCGCAGAGTATGTAAACGATGAGAGCATGATAAAGGTATTTAGGGAAGGGAGGGATATGCACAAATACACTGCCAGTGTGCTCTTGGGGAAAAAGGAGGAAGAAATTACGAAGGAAGAGAGGCAGTTGGCAAAGGCGGTAAATTTCGGGCTCATATACGGTATATCCGCAAAGGGTTTGGCAGAATACGCTTACTCTTCCTACGGCATAGCCCTTTCCATTGAGGAAGCTGAGAAAATAAGAGCAAGATTTTTTGAACACTTCAGAGGCTTTAAGGATTGGCACGAAAGGGTGAAGAAAGAATTAAGGGAAAAAGGTAAATCGGAGGGCTATACCTTGCTTGGCAGAAGATACACCGCCCACACCTTCCCAGACGCGGTCAATTATCCCATACAGGGAACCGGTGCGGACCTCTTAAAACTCTCCGTGCTCATATTTGACGCAGAGGTCAGAAGGGAAAACATCAAAGCCCATGTGATAAACTTGGTGCATGACGAGATAGTGGTGGAATGTCCCATGGAGGAGGGAGAAAGGACTGCGGAGCTTTTGGAAAGGGCTATGAAAAGGGCTGGCAGTATTATATTAAAAAAGGTGCCAGTGGAGGTGGAGTGTGTGATAAAGGAGAGGTGGGAGAAGGAATGA
- a CDS encoding flagellar basal body L-ring protein FlgH: protein MRFACVFLILAFVFSCAPKPSTLEEYERKNPYPAQAQRVEYAGKGSLMPKEGFNDLYSDLRASKVGDIIYVQVIESINAVESVANQTGKSASFKESVASLFGISVGTLDKLSAQGSGQFSTKGTGRVQQTGLLTTKLAGRVVKVYPNGTMLIEAKKAFYMNNAQREVVLRGIVRPQDIDSSNTVTSDKIANLEVYIDGRGFLADGGSPGWLARILAKVLPF, encoded by the coding sequence ATGAGGTTTGCATGTGTGTTTTTGATTTTGGCTTTTGTTTTCTCATGCGCTCCAAAGCCCTCCACTTTAGAGGAGTATGAAAGGAAAAATCCCTATCCTGCCCAGGCGCAAAGGGTTGAATACGCAGGAAAGGGTAGCTTGATGCCAAAGGAGGGTTTTAACGACCTCTACTCAGATCTAAGGGCAAGCAAGGTAGGGGACATAATCTATGTGCAGGTGATTGAGAGCATAAACGCAGTGGAAAGCGTGGCAAACCAAACTGGAAAGTCCGCCAGCTTTAAAGAATCGGTGGCTTCCCTCTTTGGCATAAGTGTGGGCACTTTGGATAAACTATCAGCCCAGGGATCGGGTCAGTTCAGTACTAAAGGCACCGGCAGGGTTCAGCAGACGGGGCTTCTTACCACCAAGTTAGCGGGTAGGGTGGTAAAGGTCTATCCAAACGGCACCATGCTCATAGAGGCAAAGAAAGCCTTTTACATGAACAATGCCCAGAGGGAGGTTGTGCTCAGGGGTATAGTTAGACCACAGGACATAGATTCATCAAACACCGTAACTAGCGATAAGATCGCCAATTTGGAGGTTTATATAGACGGCAGAGGATTTTTGGCAGACGGAGGTAGCCCAGGATGGTTGGCTCGCATATTGGCAAAGGTCTTGCCCTTTTAG